The DNA segment CGAGTGGTCCGGCTCCAGCAGGTGCAGCGCCCGCGCGTCCTCGCGGAAGATCTCCACGTAGCGCGCCGACAGCGCCACCGGGGCCTCGCCCGTCTCGGCGGCGGCCTTGATGATCTTGTCGTCCACGTCCGTGTAGTTGCGCACGTACCGGACCTTCATGCCGCGGTGCCGGAGGTAGCGGACCACCACGTCGAAGGAGGTGAAGGTGCGCGCGTTGCCGATGTGGATGTAGCTATAGGTCGTAGGTCCACAGACATAGACACCCACCTCGCCGGGGACGGCGGTCTCCAGCAGCTCCTTCTGCATGGTCATCGTGTTGAAGAGCCGGATGGATGGCGGGGTCACGTGCGACAATCCTCCTGTGTCCGTGGAGTTGGGTGTGGCCGTCACTCTAGGATCCCGGTCCCCACACAGGCCAGCACTAGCCTGGGAATCTCGGCGTCTGGTGGCACTTGAGCACTACCGTTCACTGGCGCCGGGGAACTTCGGACGCCAGTGACGGACGACCTGCCGGACGTCCGTCAATCAGGGAGAATGGCCGCATGGCTCCACCGAACCCCAAGCGCCCGCCCCGCCCTCCCCGCCCGCCGGGTACGCAGGCGCCGAAGGACTCCGATGTGGAGCTGCCCTTCGATGATGACGAGGTGGACCCCCTCCGGGCTGACGACCCGCGCCCGCAGCGGGTGCCCCAGTTCCCGGCCGGCTCGCGGCGGAGCAAGCGCCAGGGCGGCGAGCGCGGCACCCGGGACCACGAGCTGTCCCCCCGGTTCGACTGGAGCCACGAGTACTCGGACCCGGGGTTCGCGCCTGCCTTCCTGTACGTCGAGCGGGGGCCCGGCGTCGGCCAGCTGGTCCCGGTGAAGCAGGGGCCGCTGGTGATGGGGCGCTCGTCGTCGTCCGACCTGCGGCTGCAGCACCCGTCCATCAGCCGCCGCCACGCGCAGCTGGTCCGGCGCGGGGACCGCTTCGTCCTGAAGGACCTGAGCAGCCAGAACGGCACCTTCCTCAACCGGGCCCGGGTCACCTCGGAGGTGGAGGTGATGCCGGGTGACGAGATTTCCCTGGGCAACGCGCTGCTGCGCCTGCGCGGCCCCGGGAGCACGCCCGCGGTGGGAGAAGCCGTCGCCGTCGCCACCGTCAAGCAGGGCCGGCGCCGCAAGGGCGTGGGCACCCTGGGCGTGGCGCTCATCGCCGCGGCCGTGGGCTCCGCCGTGGCGGCGCTGCTCACGGTCATCGCGGTGAGTGTGGGCGGTGACGAAGCAGGGGCGTCCGTGCCTCCGCCGCCCGCAACCGAGCAGGGCCCCGCGGCGCCCCTGAAGCGGCTGTCGTCCGGGGAGACCGGCCCCTCGGAGGTGGAACCCCAGGCTCCCACTGGCAGCGCGCCGGAAGCTCCGGCTTCGGGCGCCTCCGCTGGCGAGGCCAAGGGCATGGCCACCGCTCCTGGCGAGGCTGGAACGGAGCCCTCGGCGCCAGGGACCAGCAGCGCTCAGGAGGACGGAGCGGCAGGGAGCCCTCCCCGGCTGGCCGCCGGTCCCAGCGCACTGGAGGTGGCACGAGGCGCACTGGGGGCTCCGACGCGGCGGCAGGAGCCGTCGCGCGAGCCTTCGTCCGGCATGGCGCGGCCGGAGCGCTCCGGCCCCCCCTCCCCCACGGCGCGCGACATCGCCGAGCCCTCATCGCCCGGCGCCCGTGACGTGGCGGCCGGAGGCACGCGCCAGGCGCGCTCCGAGACGGGTGACGCAGTGGCCGCGGACGCGCGGCCCCGGAGCGGGAAGGACGGAGCGACGGAGGCGGACGTGCTGCGGCACTACGAGGCGGGAGACGTCGCCGGGGCGCGGGAGCAGGCCAAGGCCGCGAAGCTCACCTCGCTCCACGCACAGCTCGCCCGCTACGAGTCCGCCGAGGCCGAGGCTCACAAGGCGCAGGAGCGGGGCGACCTGCCGCGCGCCATCTCCCAGCTCACCGTCGCCGTGTCCGAGGACCAGGCGCTGGCCCAGGGCTGGAGCAAGCACGGCGTCTCACTCCGCAAGCGGCTGGCGGCGCTGCACCTGCAGCAGGGCATCGCGCACGCCCAGGCCGGCGAGGTGGCCGCGGCCCGAGGCGCCTTCGAGAAGGCCTTGGAGCACGACGCCGGCAATCGCGAAGCCCGCGAGCGGCTCGGCCGCCTCAGCGCCGCCGCAGCCCCTTGACCAGCAGCACCGCGTTGAACGCGATGAAGGCGAGCAGCGCCAGGGCCACCAGCACCAGGCCCCGGTCCGCGCCCGGCTGCTCTCCCTCGATGAGCAGCCACAGCTTCCCTGCGTGGGGCTGGACCTCGCCCAGGCTCCTCAGCAGGGCCAGCCCGTCGCGGTAGCGCGGCGCATCCTCCTCCGCCAGCAGCCGCCCGCGCACGGCGAAGGGACGCTGGTCCGGCTGGGGCGGCGGTCGCCCCGGCGTCCACTCCTCCCCGGACAGCGCGCCCCGGCGCACCACGAAGGGTGACTCGCGCAGCCCCACCAGCACGTACAGGGTGCCATCGCTGCGCTCATAGCCTCCCCGCGCCGTGGGGACACCGTGCACCTGCGCGTAGCGGTTGGAGACGAGCGCGTCGTACCGGTACGCCCCCTCCGCGCCCAGCGTCAGCGGCGTCCGCGAGGAGAAGAAGTACGCCAGCTCCCGGCGCTGCATGCCCAGCAGCGCCAGGGCCACGGCGATGGCCATCAGGGCCGCCAGGGGCTTCACGCCCACGCGGCGGCGCGCGGCCCGCGCCTCCAGCTCGGCGATGCGGCGGTCGCGCTCCTCCTGCGCGGATGTCGTCGGCAGCGGCTCGCTCATGAGCGGGGCACGGCGTGGCGTGGAAAGACGAAGCCCCGAGCTCCCTGCAAGGGAACCCGGGGCGGGGAGTCTCGGGCCAAAGGCCCGTCGACTCAGGCGAGGTTGAAGATCTTCTTCAGGTCCGACTCGATCTCTTCCTCGGAGCAGTCCTTCGCCAGCGACAGCTCCTTGATCAGCAGCGAGCGCGCGGTATCGAGCATCTTGCGCTCACCGAAAGACAGGTCCTTGTCACCCTTGAGGAGGTAGAGGTCGCGCAGCACTTCGGCGATCTCGAAGACGGAGCCCGTCTTGATCTTCTCCATGTACTCCCGGTAGCGACGGTTCCACGTCGTGGAGTCGACCGAGATGTCCTTCTCCTTGAGGATGGAGTAGACCTGCTTGACGTCCTCCTCGCTGATGATCTCGCGGAGGCCGACCGACCCGACCTTGTTGATCGGGATCATGATCCGCATCCCGTTCTCGAGGATGCGCAGCACGTAGAAGGACTGGCGCTGCCCGGCCACCTCGGTGTGCTCGATACCCATCACCTCACCGACGCCCTGGCCCGGATAAACCGCCTTGTCACCAGTCTTTAAGCTGGTCTGCACTAACTGCCTCCTTTAAAGACTCGATCCCGGCCTTTCAGCCGAGCACTACTACCACAAACCACATCCACGGTCAACGATATCGACTTGACCACCCGGGACGCGCCCGACTACGTTGTCGGTTTTCGTACGCGGTGTCGCCAAGGGTGCGAGCCGGCGTGACGTGAGGCGGCGGGTGGGGGTGGGGCGGTGGATCGTCATGCGTGGCGCGACCTGGGCTCGCGTCCCCTGTTCTTTCCCGCGCTGAGCGTCACGCTCGGCGCACTCTGCGCACCAGCAACAACCCTGGAAGCAGAGCCATTTCTCCTTTGTGCGGCGCTCCTTGGAGCACTCGGGCTGGCGCTTGCTCGCCTGCCTCGGACTCCGGTGCCGGGAGCCCACCTGGTGGTGCTCCTGGCGCTCGGAATGATGGGGGCGGGGCTGGCGTGCTGGGAGGCCCGCGTGGAGGTGCCCCCGGGGCTGGCGGCGGGAGGGCCGGCCGTCCTGGAGGGCGAGGCCGAGCGCGTGGAGCGCTTCGACGGCGCCACCCGGGTGCGGCTGGCGGTGGCACTCGCTGGAGCTCCCACGGCGGCCCTGGAGCCGGCGCGCTTCCGGGTGAGCCTGTCGCTGCGTGGCGAGCCCGTGGCGCTGCTGCCCGGCCAGCGCGTGCGCGTGGAGGCGAAGCTGGCGCCAGCCGCACCTCCCTCCAATCCCGGGGAGAAGGACTTCGGAGCGGCGCGGCGGCGGCAGGGCGTGGTGTTCACCGCCGGGGCCCACGCGGGACGTGTCCTGGTGCTCTCCCCCGCCCCGGCGTGGGTGCGGGAGCTGGAGGAGACGCGCATGCGGCTGGCGGTGGCCGTCCATGCGGTGGCGCCCTCGCGCGACGCGGCGGCCCTGTTCCTCACGCTGGCGGCCGGGCAGCGCGCGGAGCTGGACGATTCCTGGGAGGAGGCCTTCTCCCGCGCGGGGCTGGCGCACGTGCTGAGCGTCAGCGGGCTGCACGTGGCGGCGCTGGCGTTGATGACGCTGGCGCTGCTGCGGCGGGGGCTGGTGCGCGCGGGCAGCCGCTGGCGGATGCTGGACGCGCGCCAGGTGGCGGCGCCCGCGGCGGTGCCCTTCGTCTGGGCATACGTGGTCTTCACGGGCAACCAGCCGCCGGCGGTGCGCTCGGCCGTCATGGCCACGGTGGCGCTGCTGGGGCTGGCGCTGTGGCGGCGCTCGGATGCGCTCAACGCGCTGGCCACCGCCGCGGCGGTGCTGGTGGCCTGGGCGCCCTCCAGCGTGGTGGACCTGTCGCTGCGGCTGTCATTCCTCGCGGTGCTGGGGCTGGTGCTGCTGGTGCCCGCGCTGCGGCAAGCCCTGCCCCTGGCGGCGCCGGATCCGCGGGAGCCACGCAGGCTGTGGCGGCTGTGGGGCCAGGCGCGCGAGTCGGTGGCCCAGACGCTGAGCGCCAGCGCCGCCGCCACGCTGGCGGGACTGCCCGTGGTGGCCGCGGCCTTCGGGCGCGTGAGCCTGGCGGGGCTCGTCTCCAACATCGTCGCCCTGCCCCTGTGCGGCCTGCTCACGGGGCTGGCGGCGGGTGGGGCCGCGCTCTTCGTGGTGTCTCCCCTGCTCGCCACGCCGGTGCTGTGGGCCGGTGCCTGGGCGTCGGAGCTGCTGCTGGCCCTCACCCGCTTCTTCGCGGCGGTGCCCCTGGCGGCTGTCGAGGTGCCCGAGCTGGGCGGGCTGGCGGCGGCGCTCTATGCGGCGGGACTGCTGCTCTGGGCGCTCGGCTCGGGGCGGTGGAGGCAGGGCGGCTGGCTGGCGCCCCTGGCCGTCGTGGGGGCCATGCTGGCGCCGTGGCTCATGCCGGAGCCGGGCCTGCGCGTCACGTTCCTCGCCGTGGGCCAGGGGGACGCGGTGGTGCTCAGCTCGGAAGGCCACCACGCGCTGGTGGACGGAGGCGGCGTGCCCGGCGGCGCGGACCCGGGGGAGCGCTTCGTGCTCCCCTACCTCCGGCACGCGGGCATCTCCCGGCTGGACCTGGCCGTGCTGTCCCATCCCCATCCGGACCATGCGCTGGGACTGGCGACGGCGCTGGCGCAGGTGCCCACCGAGCGCCTGTGGATGCCCGCGGGTGACGGTGACGGCCCCCTGTCGAGGCAGGTGGTGGCCGCGGCGCGCGAGGCCCGCGTGGAGGAGGTCCAGGCCGGACATCCTCCGCTGCGCCTGGGCGAGGCCACGCTGGAGGTGCTGGGACCGCCCGGGGCCGAGGACCGGGAGCTGCTCGAGGGCGTGAATGACCGGAGCGTGGTGCTGCGCGTCCGTCACGGCGCCGTCACCGTGCTGCTCACGGGCGACGTGGAGGAGGCCGGCGAGGAGGCGCTGCTGGCGCAGGTGGACGAGGTGACGGTGATGAAGGCTCCGCACCATGGCTCGCGCACCTCCTCCACCGAGGCGCTGCTGGCACGCACGCGCCCCCGGCACGTCGTGTTCTGCGTCGGTCGGCGCAACCGCTACGGCTTCCCCCATCCCGAGGTGGAGGCGCGCTACCGGGCCCTGGGCAGTGAGTGCTGGCGGACGGACGTGGGGGGCGCCATCACCGTGGAGAGTGATGGCCGGGACGTCCGGTTGGTCTCCTTCCTGCCACCCGAGGCTTCGCCGACAGACGCCCGGGTTGCCGACGGGGAAGGTCATCCGCACCCTAGGGGCGATGATTTCCGAGGATCTCGATCTCCAGCAGTTGACCGCCGACCTGAAGCGCACGCTCGGCCCCGGTGAACCCATAGGCTACCTGCGCGGCAAGGCGCTGATGCGTGACGTGCTCGTCAGCACCAAGGGCTTCTCGGAGCTGGAGGCCGAGGAGCTCATCGATACCCTCGAGCTCCGAGGCTTCCTCCGCTTCCTGGGCGACCCCTCCGAGCGTTCGGTGGCCGACGCCCACTGGGACATCTCCCCGCACGCGTAGGCGTGGAGAGGCCTCCCGTCACCGCGTTACTGGAAGACGAGCCAGGCGAAGCGCGGCAGCGCATGGAAGTCGCCCACGAAGAGGGGTGAGAAGGCCTGCCCCTCCACGTTGCGACGGTTGGGGTGCTCCAGCCTGTAAAGGTTGAAGCGCCAGCGGTCGCCCTTCTGGGGCGGCACGTGGGGCACCTCGGCCAGCCGCGCGAAGGGAATCTGCAGCTCCACCGTCCAGCCCGTGTCGCGGTCCGTCGCGTCATCCAGCGTGCCGCGGACCTTCAGCGCCGTCTTCATCCCTGAGTCCCAGCTCTTGTCCATGCCCTGCCGGCGAGCGGGGAAGTACGCGTCGAAGATGACGCCGTGCGGGGACACCTGCAGCTCGTTGTACGTGCGCCCGTCCGCGTTGGCGTCGAGGAAGACCTCCACCACCTCCTGCTCGTAGATGGGGTCATCGCGGTTCTTCAGCGTGCCCCAGACGTCCGGGTCCTCGGTGTCGAAGGCCACGTACAGGTGGGCATCGTCGTAGACGAGGCGCGCCTCGGTGCGCAGCTGGGCGGGGCGCCCGTCGAAGCTGCCGACCAGCACCACCGGCCGGGCCTGCTTCCACGCCGCGTCGTCGAGGACTCCATCGAGCGTGGGCGCCTTGCTCGCGCGGGTGACGGCGTACTCGGGTAGCTCCGGAGCGCTGTCGCCGAGCACCGGGCCCAGCATCCGCTGGGAGCCGTCATGGGCGCGGGCGTCATCCACGGGCAGGCGCCCGCTGTCGTTCCAGAAGCCGAGCATCACGCGCGCGGGGACGCTCGGCATGGGCACGGAGTGGACGTCCTCGATGACCTTGCCCACGGGCCAGGATGCGAGCGGCGCGGCGCCGTCCTGAATCTCGTGGTCGGCGTTGACGAGCATGCCCCCGCTGGCGGCCTCCACGACGTGGACGAAGAAGCCGTAGCCCCTGGGCGGCGGGCGCTGCGCCTGGAAGTAGTGGGACAGCCGCACCTGCTCTCCGGGCGCGGCCTTCGCCGGAGTCACCTTCGAGCCCAGGTACACCACCGCGCCGCCAGCGAACGTGGCGCCGCTGCGGAACGTGAGGTCCTGGGGCGCGGCGTCCAGGGTGCGCGTCTGCGCGGGCGCGGGCAGGCGGGGCGCGCGCTGGGGTGGACCGGCCTGTTCGTCCCGGCAGGCGGTGACG comes from the Pyxidicoccus xibeiensis genome and includes:
- a CDS encoding FHA domain-containing protein translates to MAPPNPKRPPRPPRPPGTQAPKDSDVELPFDDDEVDPLRADDPRPQRVPQFPAGSRRSKRQGGERGTRDHELSPRFDWSHEYSDPGFAPAFLYVERGPGVGQLVPVKQGPLVMGRSSSSDLRLQHPSISRRHAQLVRRGDRFVLKDLSSQNGTFLNRARVTSEVEVMPGDEISLGNALLRLRGPGSTPAVGEAVAVATVKQGRRRKGVGTLGVALIAAAVGSAVAALLTVIAVSVGGDEAGASVPPPPATEQGPAAPLKRLSSGETGPSEVEPQAPTGSAPEAPASGASAGEAKGMATAPGEAGTEPSAPGTSSAQEDGAAGSPPRLAAGPSALEVARGALGAPTRRQEPSREPSSGMARPERSGPPSPTARDIAEPSSPGARDVAAGGTRQARSETGDAVAADARPRSGKDGATEADVLRHYEAGDVAGAREQAKAAKLTSLHAQLARYESAEAEAHKAQERGDLPRAISQLTVAVSEDQALAQGWSKHGVSLRKRLAALHLQQGIAHAQAGEVAAARGAFEKALEHDAGNREARERLGRLSAAAAP
- a CDS encoding carbohydrate-binding family 9-like protein produces the protein MRLHSRVLLPLLTLTCLVTACRDEQAGPPQRAPRLPAPAQTRTLDAAPQDLTFRSGATFAGGAVVYLGSKVTPAKAAPGEQVRLSHYFQAQRPPPRGYGFFVHVVEAASGGMLVNADHEIQDGAAPLASWPVGKVIEDVHSVPMPSVPARVMLGFWNDSGRLPVDDARAHDGSQRMLGPVLGDSAPELPEYAVTRASKAPTLDGVLDDAAWKQARPVVLVGSFDGRPAQLRTEARLVYDDAHLYVAFDTEDPDVWGTLKNRDDPIYEQEVVEVFLDANADGRTYNELQVSPHGVIFDAYFPARRQGMDKSWDSGMKTALKVRGTLDDATDRDTGWTVELQIPFARLAEVPHVPPQKGDRWRFNLYRLEHPNRRNVEGQAFSPLFVGDFHALPRFAWLVFQ
- a CDS encoding DNA internalization-related competence protein ComEC/Rec2, with translation MDRHAWRDLGSRPLFFPALSVTLGALCAPATTLEAEPFLLCAALLGALGLALARLPRTPVPGAHLVVLLALGMMGAGLACWEARVEVPPGLAAGGPAVLEGEAERVERFDGATRVRLAVALAGAPTAALEPARFRVSLSLRGEPVALLPGQRVRVEAKLAPAAPPSNPGEKDFGAARRRQGVVFTAGAHAGRVLVLSPAPAWVRELEETRMRLAVAVHAVAPSRDAAALFLTLAAGQRAELDDSWEEAFSRAGLAHVLSVSGLHVAALALMTLALLRRGLVRAGSRWRMLDARQVAAPAAVPFVWAYVVFTGNQPPAVRSAVMATVALLGLALWRRSDALNALATAAAVLVAWAPSSVVDLSLRLSFLAVLGLVLLVPALRQALPLAAPDPREPRRLWRLWGQARESVAQTLSASAAATLAGLPVVAAAFGRVSLAGLVSNIVALPLCGLLTGLAAGGAALFVVSPLLATPVLWAGAWASELLLALTRFFAAVPLAAVEVPELGGLAAALYAAGLLLWALGSGRWRQGGWLAPLAVVGAMLAPWLMPEPGLRVTFLAVGQGDAVVLSSEGHHALVDGGGVPGGADPGERFVLPYLRHAGISRLDLAVLSHPHPDHALGLATALAQVPTERLWMPAGDGDGPLSRQVVAAAREARVEEVQAGHPPLRLGEATLEVLGPPGAEDRELLEGVNDRSVVLRVRHGAVTVLLTGDVEEAGEEALLAQVDEVTVMKAPHHGSRTSSTEALLARTRPRHVVFCVGRRNRYGFPHPEVEARYRALGSECWRTDVGGAITVESDGRDVRLVSFLPPEASPTDARVADGEGHPHPRGDDFRGSRSPAVDRRPEAHARPR
- a CDS encoding CarD family transcriptional regulator produces the protein MQTSLKTGDKAVYPGQGVGEVMGIEHTEVAGQRQSFYVLRILENGMRIMIPINKVGSVGLREIISEEDVKQVYSILKEKDISVDSTTWNRRYREYMEKIKTGSVFEIAEVLRDLYLLKGDKDLSFGERKMLDTARSLLIKELSLAKDCSEEEIESDLKKIFNLA